The following coding sequences are from one Thermostaphylospora chromogena window:
- a CDS encoding MFS transporter, which translates to MSHMDAALDASTTENPRARAADAERLSGRRLWTLLVVMTGTFLAIMDSFIVNVAVPSIRAELQATFAQVEMAVGGYILVYGLLLVTGGRLGDMFGARRLFLIGIGIFVLASLAAGLAPDPVTLIAFRVVQAVGAALFYPQVLAVLQTAFTGQARAKAFAVFGVTIGLASIAGQVLGGLLIHLDVFGLGWRNVFLVNVPFGLLAFAGAVRLLPVGRTASDGAAGGRLDLTGVGLLSGALLLLSVPLVEGQHVGWPAWTWISMAASLPALWVFVAWERRLAARGGSPLVDPALFRLRAFSAGNALALAFFAGNAGLFFILTLQLQNGMGYSPLAAGLTFAPLAVAFSAASLLGPRLQARLGHHTLTLGYAINAVGTLALLGTAWAVGTAMTGWILLPALAVIGFGEGLGVSPLFGTVLGGVPAKDAGAAGGVLETATQVGMSLGVTALGLVFFAALGGAASPAAYGGAFTTALVGNLVLALVALLLLPLLLRGDRSGRSR; encoded by the coding sequence ATGAGCCATATGGACGCCGCGCTCGACGCGTCCACCACGGAAAACCCGCGGGCACGGGCGGCGGACGCCGAACGATTGTCCGGCAGGCGGCTGTGGACGCTGCTGGTGGTGATGACCGGCACCTTTCTGGCGATCATGGACTCGTTCATCGTGAACGTGGCCGTGCCCTCCATCCGCGCGGAGCTGCAGGCGACCTTCGCCCAGGTGGAGATGGCGGTCGGCGGCTACATCCTGGTGTACGGGCTGCTGCTGGTGACCGGCGGGCGACTGGGGGACATGTTCGGGGCGCGGCGGCTGTTCCTGATCGGGATCGGGATCTTCGTCCTCGCCTCCTTGGCGGCGGGACTGGCCCCCGACCCGGTGACGCTCATCGCGTTCCGCGTCGTCCAGGCGGTGGGGGCCGCGCTGTTCTACCCCCAGGTGCTGGCCGTACTGCAGACCGCGTTCACCGGCCAGGCGCGCGCCAAGGCGTTCGCGGTGTTCGGTGTCACAATCGGGCTGGCCTCCATCGCCGGACAAGTGCTGGGTGGCCTGCTGATCCACCTTGACGTGTTCGGCTTGGGCTGGAGGAACGTGTTCCTGGTGAACGTGCCGTTCGGACTGCTCGCCTTCGCGGGAGCCGTCCGCCTGCTGCCCGTGGGCCGTACGGCCAGCGACGGGGCGGCCGGTGGAAGGCTCGACCTGACCGGTGTGGGACTGCTCAGCGGGGCGCTGCTGCTGCTGTCGGTCCCGCTGGTGGAGGGGCAGCACGTCGGCTGGCCCGCCTGGACCTGGATCTCGATGGCCGCGTCCCTTCCCGCGCTATGGGTGTTCGTGGCCTGGGAGCGGCGTCTGGCCGCGCGGGGCGGCAGCCCGCTGGTGGATCCCGCACTGTTCCGTCTGCGCGCCTTCTCGGCCGGGAACGCGCTCGCCCTGGCCTTCTTCGCCGGCAACGCGGGCCTGTTCTTCATCCTCACCCTGCAACTGCAGAACGGGATGGGGTATTCGCCGCTGGCGGCCGGTCTCACGTTCGCCCCTCTAGCCGTGGCCTTCTCGGCCGCCTCGCTGCTGGGACCGCGGCTGCAGGCCAGACTCGGGCACCACACCCTCACCCTCGGGTACGCGATCAACGCCGTCGGCACCCTCGCCCTGCTCGGTACGGCATGGGCGGTGGGAACGGCGATGACCGGGTGGATTCTGCTGCCCGCCCTGGCCGTCATCGGCTTCGGCGAAGGGCTGGGCGTGAGCCCGCTGTTCGGGACGGTGCTGGGCGGCGTGCCCGCGAAGGATGCGGGTGCGGCCGGCGGCGTTCTGGAGACCGCCACGCAGGTCGGGATGTCGCTGGGCGTCACCGCCCTCGGCCTGGTGTTCTTCGCCGCCCTCGGCGGCGCGGCGTCCCCGGCGGCCTACGGCGGCGCGTTCACCACCGCCCTGGTCGGCAACCTCGTGCTCGCCCTGGTCGCCCTGCTCCTGCTGCCGCTCCTGCTGCGTGGCGACCGCTCCGGCCGGTCGAGATGA
- a CDS encoding SixA phosphatase family protein, whose translation MLSDHALGGDAPARTLIVLRHAEAAQVPGLSDRERPLTDDGERAARRVGATLRALGHHPDLVLCSPAERTRRTAELALAELPSNVPVDVESDLYGAYADELLGIVRATAPDVGTLLLVGHNPGVHELVMWLTTRTDDPGFPPASFAVIRVTGEWAELEKGEAIARWSPRTG comes from the coding sequence ATGCTGTCTGATCACGCTCTCGGCGGAGACGCGCCGGCACGCACGCTCATCGTCCTGCGCCACGCCGAGGCCGCCCAGGTTCCCGGCCTGTCCGACCGCGAGCGTCCGTTGACCGACGACGGCGAGCGCGCCGCCCGGCGGGTCGGCGCGACGCTGCGCGCCCTCGGCCACCACCCCGATCTCGTGCTGTGCTCCCCGGCCGAACGCACCAGGCGTACGGCGGAGCTGGCTCTCGCCGAGCTGCCGTCGAACGTGCCGGTCGACGTCGAGTCAGATCTTTACGGCGCGTACGCCGACGAACTGCTCGGCATCGTCCGCGCCACCGCTCCCGACGTGGGCACCCTGCTGCTGGTCGGACACAATCCCGGAGTGCACGAGCTGGTCATGTGGCTGACCACCCGCACGGATGACCCGGGGTTCCCGCCGGCCTCGTTCGCCGTGATCCGGGTCACCGGAGAGTGGGCGGAGCTGGAGAAGGGGGAGGCGATCGCCCGCTGGAGCCCGCGGACCGGGTGA
- a CDS encoding ATP-binding protein: MATVELTFSALPAHVRTARLVATAIARRTGVDESILDEVRLAVGEACSRAVEAHRLHCPGEPVKIELRDDGGRFEVVVTDVAPGDELDQNLPDMTSRPPGTMPDPMSSGFGIAVIAGLADDVEVHASDKGMQIRMSWPAANGLASSA; encoded by the coding sequence ATGGCCACCGTCGAGCTGACGTTCAGCGCCCTGCCGGCGCATGTTCGTACGGCACGCCTGGTCGCCACCGCCATCGCCCGGCGTACGGGGGTGGACGAGTCGATACTCGACGAGGTGCGGCTGGCCGTCGGAGAGGCCTGCTCCCGGGCGGTGGAAGCCCATCGGCTGCACTGTCCGGGTGAGCCCGTGAAGATCGAACTGCGTGATGACGGTGGGCGCTTCGAGGTGGTGGTCACCGATGTGGCGCCGGGTGATGAGCTCGACCAGAATCTCCCCGACATGACCAGTCGGCCGCCGGGCACCATGCCTGATCCGATGTCCTCCGGCTTCGGTATCGCCGTGATCGCCGGGCTGGCCGACGACGTCGAGGTGCATGCGAGCGACAAGGGCATGCAGATCCGTATGAGCTGGCCCGCGGCCAACGGCCTGGCCTCCTCCGCCTGA
- a CDS encoding STAS domain-containing protein, whose amino-acid sequence MDLKLDHRNEDGLTIVEVEGEIDVYTAPRLRELLIDLVNKGNFNLLVNMEKVDFLDSTGLGVLVGGLKRVRAHDGSLELVCTQERILKIFRITGLTKVFGIYASVDEAKEAHGRDS is encoded by the coding sequence GTGGATCTGAAGTTGGACCACCGCAACGAGGACGGGCTCACCATCGTCGAGGTCGAGGGTGAGATCGACGTCTACACCGCGCCGAGGTTGCGTGAGCTTCTGATCGACCTGGTCAACAAGGGTAACTTCAACCTGCTGGTCAACATGGAGAAGGTCGACTTCCTGGACTCGACCGGTCTCGGTGTTCTGGTCGGCGGGTTGAAGAGGGTGCGCGCGCACGACGGTTCGCTGGAGCTCGTGTGCACCCAGGAGCGCATCCTGAAGATCTTCCGGATCACCGGACTGACCAAGGTCTTCGGGATCTACGCTTCGGTGGACGAGGCCAAGGAAGCTCACGGCCGAGACAGCTAG
- a CDS encoding sodium-translocating pyrophosphatase, giving the protein MSGPNLAAVDDTVVSLSGTHLTVVVVVAAIALLALAVAGGLVREVLRADQGTERMQNIARAVQEGAAAYLGRQFRTLAPFVVVIPLLLLLLPAPSTGVQIGRSVFFVIGAVFSALTGFMGMWLAVRGNVRVAAAARESGEKVAMRIAFRTGGVAGMFTVGLGLLGAAIVVFVYKGDAPAVLEGFGFGAALLAMFMRVGGGIFTKAADVGADLVGKVEQGIPEDDPRNPATIADNVGDNVGDCAGMAADLFESYAVTLVASLILGKVAFGTEGLVFPLIVPMIGVITAIIGIFVTSPRSGDRNGMAAINRGFFISAAISAILVAIAAFAYLPSSFSELSGVSAEIAGLTADPRLIAIGAVLIGLVLASAIQILTGYFTETNRRPVREIGESSTTGPATVVLAGISVGLESAVYSALLIGGAVYGAFLLGFGNVTVALFAVALAGTGLLTTVGVIVSMDTFGPVSDNAQGIAEMSGDVEGEGAAVLTSLDAVGNTTKAITKGIAIATAVLAATALFGAFRTAVEGELAGGSVFSLSVDAPDVLVGLVIGAAVVFMFSGLAIMAVGRAAMRVVLEVREQFRTRSGIMEGTEKPEYGRVVDICTRDSLRELATPGLLAVMTPIAVGFAFGYAPLGAYLAGAIAAGTLMAVFLANSGGAWDNAKKLVEDGHHGGKGSEAHAATVIGDTVGDPFKDTAGPAINPLIKVMNLVALLIAPAVVVYADNVALRVGITVVAVAVVVGIVVFSKRRSATSLPSAEDSEKREPQSVSG; this is encoded by the coding sequence ATGTCTGGCCCCAATCTCGCCGCCGTGGATGACACGGTGGTATCCCTGAGCGGCACCCACCTCACCGTCGTGGTCGTGGTGGCCGCCATCGCCCTTCTCGCCCTGGCTGTCGCCGGCGGTCTCGTGCGTGAAGTGCTCCGTGCCGATCAGGGTACTGAACGGATGCAGAACATCGCGCGTGCCGTGCAAGAGGGCGCCGCCGCCTATCTCGGGCGGCAGTTCCGCACGCTCGCGCCTTTCGTTGTGGTGATACCCCTCCTTCTGCTGCTGCTGCCGGCGCCCTCCACGGGCGTGCAGATCGGCAGATCGGTCTTCTTCGTGATCGGCGCGGTGTTCTCCGCGCTGACCGGCTTCATGGGCATGTGGCTGGCGGTGCGCGGCAACGTGCGTGTCGCCGCGGCGGCCCGTGAATCCGGGGAGAAGGTCGCGATGCGCATCGCCTTCCGGACCGGCGGCGTGGCGGGCATGTTCACCGTCGGCCTGGGCCTGCTGGGCGCGGCCATCGTGGTCTTCGTCTACAAGGGTGACGCTCCCGCGGTGCTGGAGGGCTTCGGCTTCGGCGCCGCCCTGCTCGCCATGTTCATGCGGGTCGGCGGCGGCATCTTCACCAAGGCCGCTGACGTCGGCGCCGACCTGGTCGGCAAGGTCGAGCAGGGTATTCCGGAAGACGACCCGCGCAACCCCGCGACCATCGCCGACAACGTGGGCGACAACGTGGGCGACTGCGCGGGCATGGCCGCCGACCTGTTCGAGTCCTACGCCGTCACGCTGGTGGCCAGCCTGATCCTGGGCAAGGTCGCCTTCGGCACGGAGGGCCTGGTCTTCCCGCTGATCGTCCCGATGATCGGCGTCATCACCGCGATCATCGGCATCTTCGTGACCTCGCCCCGCTCCGGCGACCGCAACGGCATGGCCGCCATCAACCGCGGGTTCTTCATCTCCGCCGCGATCTCCGCGATCCTCGTCGCCATCGCCGCCTTCGCGTACCTGCCGTCCAGCTTCAGCGAGCTGAGCGGGGTGAGCGCCGAGATCGCCGGACTCACCGCCGACCCGCGGCTGATCGCCATCGGCGCGGTGCTCATCGGCCTGGTGCTGGCGAGCGCCATCCAGATCCTCACCGGCTACTTCACCGAGACCAACCGCCGCCCGGTGCGGGAGATCGGCGAGAGCTCCACCACCGGCCCGGCCACCGTCGTCCTGGCCGGCATCAGCGTCGGCCTGGAGTCGGCGGTCTACTCGGCACTGCTCATCGGCGGCGCGGTCTACGGCGCGTTCCTGCTCGGCTTCGGGAACGTGACGGTCGCGCTGTTCGCCGTCGCGCTGGCCGGCACCGGCCTGCTCACCACCGTCGGCGTGATCGTGTCGATGGACACCTTCGGCCCGGTCTCCGACAACGCTCAGGGCATCGCGGAGATGTCCGGCGACGTCGAGGGCGAGGGCGCGGCGGTGCTGACCTCGCTCGACGCGGTGGGCAACACGACGAAGGCCATCACCAAGGGCATCGCGATCGCCACGGCCGTACTGGCGGCGACGGCGCTGTTCGGCGCGTTCCGCACCGCGGTCGAGGGCGAGCTGGCCGGCGGCAGCGTGTTCAGTCTGAGCGTCGACGCGCCCGACGTCCTGGTCGGTCTGGTCATCGGCGCCGCGGTCGTGTTCATGTTCTCCGGCCTGGCGATCATGGCGGTGGGCCGCGCGGCCATGCGGGTGGTCCTGGAGGTCCGCGAGCAGTTCCGTACCAGGTCGGGGATCATGGAGGGTACCGAGAAGCCGGAGTACGGCAGGGTCGTGGACATCTGCACCCGCGACTCGCTGCGCGAGCTGGCCACGCCCGGCCTGCTCGCGGTGATGACGCCGATCGCGGTGGGCTTCGCCTTCGGGTATGCGCCGCTGGGCGCCTACCTCGCCGGCGCCATCGCGGCCGGCACCCTGATGGCCGTCTTCCTGGCCAATTCCGGTGGCGCGTGGGACAACGCCAAGAAGCTGGTCGAGGACGGCCACCACGGCGGCAAGGGCTCGGAGGCCCACGCCGCCACGGTGATCGGTGACACCGTCGGCGACCCGTTCAAGGACACCGCGGGTCCGGCCATCAACCCGCTGATCAAGGTGATGAACCTGGTGGCGCTGTTGATCGCGCCCGCCGTGGTGGTCTACGCCGACAACGTCGCGCTGCGCGTCGGCATCACCGTCGTGGCCGTGGCGGTCGTGGTCGGCATCGTGGTGTTCTCCAAGCGCCGGTCGGCGACCTCGCTGCCGTCCGCGGAGGACAGCGAGAAGCGCGAGCCGCAGTCCGTCAGCGGCTGA
- a CDS encoding NADP-dependent oxidoreductase gives MKAIRAHDRKAGADGLVLEDVPYPHASENDVIVKVHAASFTRGELDWPGTWTDRAGRDRAPTIPGHEVSGVVAELGLGTTGLTVGQRVFGLTDWTRDGTLAEYVAVEARNLAPLPATIDHVQGAALPMAGLTAWQGLFDHGRLAAGQTVLIHGAAGAVGSLAVQLARYAGARVIATGRAADRDTALELGADVFVDLQGERLEDVGPVDVVLDVIGGEVLERSAALVRPGGTLVTIAAPTKVRTEDGRTVFFIVEPERARLVDLARLVQEGRLRPLVGAVHPLREAATAFAAGRRTPGKTIIKVVDE, from the coding sequence ATGAAAGCGATCCGAGCGCACGACCGGAAGGCCGGGGCGGACGGTCTCGTCCTGGAGGACGTGCCGTATCCGCACGCCTCCGAGAACGACGTCATCGTGAAGGTGCACGCCGCGTCGTTCACCCGCGGTGAGCTGGACTGGCCGGGGACCTGGACCGACCGCGCCGGCCGGGACCGCGCCCCCACGATTCCCGGCCATGAGGTGTCCGGCGTGGTGGCCGAACTGGGGCTCGGCACCACCGGGCTGACCGTGGGACAGCGGGTGTTCGGCCTGACCGACTGGACACGCGACGGCACGCTCGCCGAGTACGTCGCGGTGGAGGCCCGCAACCTGGCCCCGCTGCCCGCGACGATCGACCACGTGCAGGGGGCCGCGCTGCCGATGGCCGGGCTCACCGCCTGGCAGGGCCTGTTCGATCACGGCCGCCTGGCGGCAGGGCAGACCGTGCTGATCCACGGCGCGGCCGGCGCGGTCGGCTCGCTGGCGGTGCAGCTCGCCCGGTACGCCGGGGCCCGCGTGATCGCCACCGGACGCGCCGCGGACCGGGACACGGCGTTGGAATTGGGCGCCGACGTGTTCGTCGATCTGCAGGGTGAGCGCCTGGAGGACGTCGGCCCGGTGGACGTGGTGCTGGACGTGATAGGTGGCGAGGTGCTCGAACGCTCGGCCGCCCTGGTACGGCCCGGCGGCACGTTGGTGACCATCGCCGCGCCGACGAAGGTCCGGACCGAGGACGGCCGGACGGTCTTCTTCATCGTGGAGCCGGAGCGGGCCAGGCTCGTCGACCTGGCCCGACTGGTGCAGGAAGGACGGCTCCGCCCCCTCGTCGGCGCCGTCCATCCCCTGCGCGAGGCGGCGACAGCCTTCGCCGCCGGGCGGCGCACCCCCGGAAAGACGATCATCAAGGTCGTCGACGAGTGA
- a CDS encoding DEAD/DEAH box helicase: MPDWKPVTASPTTPRRVGTLLDSLLGTGPRRGRVTHVEHVPARQAGQAEWPEWVPETLISRLARQGVEGLWPHQAEAASLAYRGQNVIISTGTASGKSLAYLVPALTHVLDGGTVLYLTPTKALAADQLETLRGLDLDPLRAACYDGDTPYEERIWITRHANYVLTNPDMMHRTLLPRHARWTTFWRRLRMVVVDECHGYRGVFGSHVAQILRRLRRICARHGSHPVFMLASATAGEPGLAGKRLTGLDMAEVTADASPRGATTFVLWEPPLTDLRGEGGAPVRRTANAETADLLADLVANGVRTLAFVRSRRGAETVALAARARLEELTASPFPSEADAPFSSGPDGPPYGTDLAGLPAKVAAYRAGYLADDRRALERALRSGELLGLATTNALELGVDVSGLDAVLIAGWPGTIASLWQQAGRAGRQGQDALAVLIARDDPLDTYLVHHPEALFGRPVEAIVLDPDNPYVLGPHLCAAAAELPLTEDDLPLFGPTARDVVDDLVRRGLLRRRPSGWYWTRRERATDLADIRGSGGAPIQVVEAATGLLLGTVDEPSAHSTVHEGAVYLHQGETFLVDTLDLEAEVALVSAAQPDYTTFARDTTEITVLESLRSRPLGPGELHFGTVEVTRQVVSYLKRRYQTGEVIGEEPLDLPPRTLRTRAVWWTLPPERVLPLADAGHHVGGAAHAAEHASIGLLPLFATCDRWDIGGVSTELHPDTGTLTVFVYDGHEGGAGIAERGYASAAQWLQATREAIASCECDHGCPSCIQSPKCGNGNDPLDKQGALRLLATLLSS, from the coding sequence ATGCCCGACTGGAAACCCGTGACCGCCTCCCCGACTACCCCGCGTCGAGTAGGGACGCTTCTCGACTCCCTGCTCGGCACCGGCCCGCGCCGCGGGCGGGTGACCCACGTGGAGCATGTTCCAGCACGTCAAGCAGGTCAAGCGGAATGGCCGGAATGGGTACCCGAGACTTTGATCTCGCGGCTGGCGCGACAGGGCGTCGAGGGCCTCTGGCCCCACCAGGCCGAGGCGGCGAGCCTGGCTTACCGTGGCCAAAACGTGATCATTTCCACCGGGACGGCGTCCGGGAAGTCCCTGGCGTACCTCGTGCCCGCCCTCACCCACGTGCTCGACGGCGGCACGGTGCTCTACCTCACGCCCACCAAGGCGCTGGCCGCCGACCAGCTCGAGACCCTGCGCGGGCTGGACCTCGACCCGCTGCGCGCCGCCTGCTACGACGGGGACACCCCCTACGAGGAGCGGATCTGGATCACCCGGCACGCGAACTACGTGCTCACCAACCCCGACATGATGCACCGCACGCTGCTGCCCCGGCACGCGCGGTGGACGACGTTCTGGCGGCGCCTGCGCATGGTGGTGGTCGACGAATGCCACGGCTACCGCGGCGTCTTCGGCTCGCACGTCGCGCAGATCCTGCGCCGTCTGCGCCGGATCTGCGCCCGGCACGGCTCCCACCCGGTCTTCATGCTCGCCTCGGCCACCGCGGGTGAGCCCGGCCTGGCCGGAAAGCGCCTCACCGGGCTCGACATGGCCGAGGTGACCGCCGACGCCTCCCCCCGCGGCGCGACCACCTTCGTGCTGTGGGAGCCGCCGCTGACCGACCTGCGCGGCGAGGGCGGCGCGCCGGTCCGCCGCACGGCCAACGCCGAGACCGCCGACCTGCTGGCCGATCTGGTGGCGAACGGCGTGCGCACCCTCGCCTTCGTCCGCTCCCGCCGCGGCGCGGAGACCGTCGCGCTGGCCGCCCGCGCCAGGCTCGAAGAACTCACCGCGTCTCCCTTCCCCTCCGAAGCCGACGCTCCCTTCTCCTCCGGACCCGACGGCCCGCCGTACGGCACCGACCTCGCCGGCCTTCCCGCCAAGGTCGCCGCCTACCGGGCCGGGTACCTCGCCGACGACCGCCGCGCTCTGGAACGGGCGTTGCGCTCAGGGGAACTGCTCGGCCTGGCCACCACCAACGCCCTGGAACTCGGTGTCGACGTCTCCGGTCTCGACGCCGTGCTCATCGCCGGCTGGCCCGGCACCATCGCGTCCCTATGGCAGCAGGCGGGACGCGCCGGACGGCAGGGACAGGACGCGCTGGCCGTGCTCATCGCCAGGGACGACCCGCTCGACACCTACCTCGTGCACCACCCCGAGGCGCTCTTCGGCCGTCCCGTCGAAGCGATCGTGCTCGACCCCGACAACCCCTACGTGCTCGGCCCGCACCTGTGCGCCGCCGCCGCGGAGCTCCCCCTCACCGAAGACGATCTGCCGCTCTTCGGCCCTACCGCCCGCGACGTGGTGGACGATCTCGTACGCCGAGGGCTGCTGCGCCGCCGGCCGTCCGGGTGGTACTGGACCAGACGGGAGCGGGCCACCGACCTGGCCGACATCCGCGGCTCCGGCGGGGCGCCCATCCAGGTGGTGGAGGCCGCCACGGGCCTGCTCCTCGGCACCGTGGACGAGCCCTCGGCCCACTCCACCGTGCACGAGGGCGCGGTCTACCTGCACCAGGGGGAGACGTTCCTGGTCGACACGCTGGACCTGGAGGCCGAGGTCGCCCTGGTCTCCGCCGCGCAGCCGGACTACACGACCTTCGCCAGGGACACCACCGAGATCACCGTGCTGGAGTCGCTGCGCTCCCGGCCCCTCGGCCCCGGCGAGCTGCACTTCGGCACGGTCGAGGTGACCCGCCAGGTCGTCTCCTACCTCAAACGCCGCTACCAGACGGGCGAGGTCATCGGCGAGGAGCCGCTCGACCTTCCGCCGCGCACGCTCCGCACCCGCGCCGTGTGGTGGACGCTCCCACCCGAGCGGGTGCTGCCGCTGGCCGACGCCGGCCACCACGTCGGCGGGGCGGCGCACGCCGCAGAACACGCCTCCATCGGTCTGCTCCCGCTGTTCGCCACCTGCGACCGCTGGGACATCGGCGGGGTCTCCACCGAGCTTCATCCGGACACCGGGACGCTCACCGTCTTCGTCTACGACGGTCATGAGGGCGGCGCCGGGATCGCCGAGCGCGGCTACGCCAGCGCCGCACAGTGGCTGCAGGCCACGCGGGAAGCCATCGCGTCCTGCGAGTGCGACCACGGCTGCCCCTCCTGCATCCAATCCCCCAAATGCGGCAACGGCAACGACCCCCTGGACAAGCAGGGCGCGCTCCGCCTCCTCGCCACCCTCCTCAGCTCTTGA
- a CDS encoding S-adenosylmethionine:tRNA ribosyltransferase-isomerase, whose translation MSIDFALPPTREAHEPPEARGLARDGVRLLVTRGKTGEISHHRFTDLPDLLDPGDLLVVNNSATLPAAIHLDRLAVHFSTAREDGSWLVELRRLTPAGTEPYAGAVAGEWLPLPGRATLRLEGRETPRLWRARLDREVEPYLRRYGRPIRYSYVPREWPLSDYQTVFATVPGSAEMPSAGRPFSAELVTALVARGVGIAPITLHTGVASLENDEPPYSERYVVPAATARQVNLARESGARVVAVGTTVVRALETVATGRGVVPGEGWTSHVVTPETGVRAVTGLLTGLHEPRSSHLSMLAAIIGQEAVSSSYAEALHAGYLWHEFGDVHLLLAS comes from the coding sequence ATGAGCATCGACTTCGCCCTCCCCCCGACACGCGAGGCGCACGAGCCACCCGAAGCACGCGGCCTGGCCAGGGACGGCGTGCGGCTGCTCGTCACCCGCGGGAAGACCGGCGAGATCTCCCACCACCGGTTCACCGACCTGCCCGACCTGCTCGACCCGGGCGACCTGCTCGTGGTGAACAACTCCGCCACGCTGCCCGCGGCGATCCACCTCGACCGGCTCGCCGTCCACTTCTCCACCGCCCGTGAGGACGGCTCGTGGCTGGTCGAACTGCGGCGCCTCACCCCCGCGGGCACCGAGCCCTACGCCGGTGCCGTGGCAGGGGAGTGGTTGCCCCTGCCCGGCCGGGCCACGCTCCGGCTGGAAGGACGGGAGACGCCACGGCTGTGGCGGGCACGGCTGGACCGCGAGGTCGAACCGTACCTGCGCCGGTACGGCCGGCCGATCCGCTACTCGTACGTGCCCCGCGAATGGCCGCTGTCGGACTACCAGACCGTGTTCGCGACCGTGCCGGGCAGCGCGGAGATGCCCAGCGCCGGCCGGCCGTTCAGCGCGGAACTGGTGACCGCCCTGGTCGCTCGCGGGGTCGGCATCGCGCCGATCACCCTGCACACGGGGGTGGCCTCGCTGGAGAACGACGAGCCGCCCTACAGCGAGCGCTACGTCGTGCCCGCGGCGACCGCGCGTCAGGTGAACCTGGCGCGCGAGTCCGGAGCGAGGGTCGTCGCGGTGGGGACCACGGTGGTGCGCGCACTGGAGACCGTGGCCACCGGGCGGGGCGTCGTCCCCGGCGAGGGATGGACCTCGCACGTGGTCACCCCCGAGACCGGCGTGCGGGCCGTGACCGGCCTGCTGACCGGCCTGCACGAGCCCCGTTCCAGCCACCTGTCGATGCTCGCCGCGATCATCGGTCAGGAGGCGGTGAGCAGCTCCTACGCCGAGGCGCTGCACGCCGGTTACCTCTGGCACGAGTTCGGCGACGTCCATCTCCTGCTGGCCTCCTGA
- the serB gene encoding phosphoserine phosphatase SerB, with product MNQRTLLITLTGPDRPGVTSRLFSVLARFPVTVADVEQVVIRGRLTLGVLVAYDSGPSTGTGSTLGAMWAAVEHVAEDLGMEVELSTGTMTKEHRRRGRLDVTVLGAPLLPAAMAGIASRIAAAGANIDRIERLASYPVTCIELAVSGADPDGLRAALAAEAAAQQVDVAVQRSGLHRRAKRLIVMDVDSTLIQGEVIELLAAHAGCAEEVEKITAAAMRGELDFEASLRERVALLAGLPESVFDRVREQIVLTPGARTLVRTLKRLDYRFAIVSGGFTQITDSLKAELGIDYAAANTLEVVDGKLTGRLVGEIVDRPGKARALERFAAEAGVPISQTIAIGDGANDLDMIAKAGLGIAFNAKPVVRQAADTAVNVPYLDSILYLLGIPRLEVEAADAEDGLVPAER from the coding sequence ATGAACCAGCGCACCCTCCTCATCACCCTGACCGGTCCCGACCGGCCCGGCGTGACCTCCCGCCTCTTCTCGGTGCTCGCCCGGTTCCCGGTGACGGTCGCCGACGTCGAACAGGTCGTGATCCGCGGCAGGCTCACGCTCGGCGTGCTCGTCGCCTACGACAGCGGTCCCTCCACCGGCACCGGCAGCACCCTCGGCGCCATGTGGGCCGCCGTGGAACACGTGGCGGAAGACCTCGGCATGGAAGTCGAGCTGTCGACCGGCACGATGACCAAAGAGCACCGACGACGCGGACGGCTCGACGTCACCGTGCTCGGCGCGCCGCTGCTGCCCGCCGCGATGGCCGGCATCGCCTCGCGCATCGCCGCCGCCGGGGCGAACATCGACCGCATCGAACGCCTGGCCAGCTACCCCGTGACGTGCATCGAACTGGCCGTCTCCGGGGCCGACCCGGACGGCCTGCGCGCCGCGCTCGCCGCCGAGGCCGCCGCCCAGCAGGTCGACGTGGCCGTGCAGCGCTCCGGCCTGCACCGCCGCGCCAAGCGGCTGATCGTGATGGACGTCGACTCCACGCTCATCCAGGGCGAGGTGATCGAGCTGCTCGCGGCGCACGCCGGCTGCGCCGAGGAGGTCGAGAAGATCACCGCCGCGGCCATGCGCGGCGAGCTGGACTTCGAGGCGTCCCTGCGGGAGCGGGTGGCGCTGCTCGCCGGACTGCCCGAATCGGTCTTCGACCGGGTGCGCGAGCAGATCGTCCTCACCCCCGGCGCTCGCACGCTGGTGCGCACGCTCAAGCGGCTGGACTACCGCTTCGCCATCGTCAGCGGCGGCTTCACCCAGATCACCGACAGCCTCAAGGCCGAACTGGGCATCGACTACGCCGCCGCCAACACGCTGGAGGTCGTGGACGGCAAGCTGACCGGGCGGCTCGTGGGCGAGATCGTCGACCGTCCCGGCAAGGCCCGTGCGCTGGAGCGGTTCGCGGCCGAGGCGGGCGTCCCCATCAGCCAGACCATCGCCATCGGTGACGGCGCCAACGACCTCGACATGATCGCCAAAGCGGGGTTGGGCATCGCCTTCAACGCCAAGCCCGTCGTACGGCAGGCCGCCGACACCGCCGTCAACGTGCCCTACCTCGACTCGATCCTCTACCTGCTGGGCATCCCCCGCCTGGAGGTCGAGGCAGCCGACGCCGAGGACGGGCTCGTCCCCGCCGAACGCTGA